One Drechmeria coniospora strain ARSEF 6962 chromosome 01, whole genome shotgun sequence genomic region harbors:
- a CDS encoding putative glycoside hydrolase family 18 protein, whose amino-acid sequence MRLDLCAGALALAVLCSQFAEASQTEDDAKDFFEEPTEDPHTFYSDLHPCPRKCDGKAPEDWDVFTDFDRLKLCLQPVLFDMSLYNPVDDYDTPLKLRICTKGNDRTRVNALFSSREPPAIGEITPPRTTQLRVRQSVEECITGRQSKARLKLIREVSQDGSGYSEPISTLLGHFSEYFEDKANCHDQVLFGYANGTVVGMYAGKAFGRATVNSVVGRLLASIANDGHSSNMMGEICGKGRNAEHVFGIAISADGDLAAVQSAVRRWDGAECGEETSASTSSLELNVWQTQDIFRGNDTNQWLSTLPRNTTSRHVVNLSARGDCRTLKVMAGDSCSALAVRCGISGAAFMNYNSDPKLCSSLMPEQRICCSSGSLPDIRPKPNDDGSCATYHVNPNDSCSKIAAANGLDIEDLFIFNSGQRGTWGWTGCGSLMAGLNICISHGTPPMPAPVANAVCGPTKPGSKPPLASQSLADLNPCPLKACCNIWGQCGISGDFCQEKRGKTGNPGTAPRSVNGCISNCGVDIISTSRNANFGRIGYYESWNFNRDCLHLRASSANTDGSYTIIHWAFMDIDPSNWMPKLKDDHQQWDEFTSLQGVKKIISFGGWSFSTDPATYNLLRQAMSPQNRIAFSNNIANFLVDQGLDGVDFDWEYPGATDIDGTPPGSPSDGPNYLKFLWTMKDALARGSHDKSVSIAAPASYWYLKAFPIQKMAEVVDYIVYMTYDLHGQWDAGNQYSMDGCPAGNCLRSHVNLTETTAALAMITKAGVPSTKIYVGEASYGRSFKMSKAGCVDPMCTFEGDRYNSEAMPGVCTGTEGYLSNAEINRIQSVQSNVRTWHDHSNSDIMVYDDTEWVAYMTTTTKNTRRKHWKNHQFAGTIDWAVDLQEFTSDDDYGGSGDDEKDEFDGSTPPSSCDGSYNTLEAIEADKDKMEDHCRDEYMLQVLQKMLEDSLKTHDTLLANNYDHYFDLYAEAVIHSSGKAVKDFMYKHGNDYFSCIVTETYHGCDHCRAINTNPETVDRSCRYCENYDCGAASGCVPGKVDLCQLHHSFRYRNISMPCPPDYAMRSSGRPDDDSPPQQATYWTMLEGKSDSFYADLYKGVGIDNEHIKWKDVQQYPTEKNDASYSHQFWDYNFPVVDNYREKDVANPKEIIDKGRSNLNSMGPDLASVLEQIKKQSYGGFVGDLVDALAMPIILVEQAVASMKTVNDIGEHIDEEKRKAIIIGFLTALLFFVPFVGELAGTFVAMAGVSRILTIVGAVGNAALDIYSVVDSKGNDPLAILSLVLAPAAIFDVARIGKAATIRRGAQETEVAKLGKETKARLDMIDRIKGRTTCALQKRDWKDKTALGGMPLPTSNLATQW is encoded by the exons ATGCGGTTAGATCTCTGCGCCGGTGCATTGGCCTTggctgtgctgtgctccCAATTCGCAGAGGCATCTCAGACAGAGGATGATGCCAAAGATTTCTTCGAAGAACCAACGGAAGATCCCCATACATTCTATTCAGATCTGCATCCCTGCCCTAGGAAATGCGATGGTAAAGCCCCTGAAGATTGGGATGTCTTTACGGATTTTGATCGGCTAAAACTTTGTCTTCAACCCGTGTTGTTTGACATGTCGTTATACAACCCCGTTGATGATTACGATACGCCTCTCAAGTTGCGCATATGTACAAAAGGTAACGACAGAACGCGTGTGAACGCTCTTTTCAGCAGCAGAGAGCCACCGGCTATCGGAGAAATTACGCCGCCACGAACTACGCAGTTGCGTGTGCGACAATCCGTCGAGGAATGTATTACTGGAAGACAAAGCAAGGCTCGTTTGAAGCTCATTCGTGAAGTCTCCCAAGATGGCTCAGGCTATTCGGAACCTATCTCGACGCTTCTTGGACACTTCTCGGAATATTTCGAGGACAAGGCAAATTGTCATGATCAAGTCCTTTTCGGATACGCCAATGGCACAGTCGTCGGCATGTATGCTGGCAAAGCCTTCGGAAGAGCCACAGTAAACTCCGTCGTGGGCCGTCTTCTGGCCTCCATTGCCAACGACGGGCACTCTTCTAACATGATGGGGGAAATCTGCGGGAAAGGACGCAATGCAGAGCATGTCTTTGGCATAGCGATCAGCGCTGATGGCGACTTGGCTGCTGTCCAGAGCGCTGTCCGAAGGTGGGATGGTGCTGAATGCGGAGAAGAGACATCAGCTTCTACTTCAAGTCTGGAATTGAACGTCTGGCAGACGCAGGACATTTTCAGAGGAAACGACACCAACCAATGGTTGAGCACCTTACCAAGGAATACGACCAGCCGACATGTGGTCAATCTTTCCGCCCGTGGCGATTGCCGTACGTTGAAGGTCATGGCTGGTGATTCCTGCAGTGCACTGGCTGTTCGATGCGGAATCTCAGGAGCTGCTTTCATGAATTATAATAGCGACCCGAAGCTATGCTCAAGCCTAATGCCTGAACAGAGGATCTGCTGCTCGTCTGGAAGCCTGCCCGACATCCGACCCAAACCAAATGATGACGG ATCCTGTGCCACTTATCATGTGAATCCTAACGATAGCTGTTCTAAAATTGCTGCTGCCAACGGGCTCGACATTGAAGACCTGTTCATTTTCAATTCAGGTCAACGCGGGACCTGGGGGTGGACCGGGTGTGGAAGCTTAATGGCTGGTCTGAATATC TGTATAAGTCATGGCACGCCGCCTATGCCTGCACCGGTAGCCAACGCCGTCTGTGGCCCTACAAAGCCCGGTTCCAAACCACCTCTTGCCTCGCAGAGTCTTGCAGATCTTAATCCGTGCCCGCTGAAAGCTTGCTGCAACATTTGGGGACAATGTGGCATCTCTGGT GACTTTTGCCAGGAAAAGCGCGGCAAAACGGGCAATCCCGGAACGGCACCTCGATCGGTGAACGG ATGTATATCCAACTGTGGTGTGGACATTATCAGCACTTCCCGGAATGCAAACTTCGGCCGTATCGGCTATTATGAGTCTTGGAATTTCAACCGCGACTGTCTCCATTTACGGGCCAGCAGCGCCAATACGGACGGGAGCTACACGATAATTCATTGGGCCTTTATGGACATTGATCCGTCAAATTGGATGCCTAAACTCAAAGACGATCATCAGCAATGGGATGAGTTTACGTCCTTGCAAGGGGTGAAAAAGATCATCTCGTTTGGTGGCTGGAGTTTCTCAACAGATCCTGCGACGTATAACCTGCTTCGACAAGCAATGAGCCCGCAGAATCGGATCGCCTTTTCCAACAACATCGCCAACTTCCTGGTTGATCAAGGCCTGGACGGTGTTGACTTTGATTGGGAATATCCCGGA GCTACGGACATCGACGGGACACCACCAGGTTCTCCTAGTGATGGGCCCAACTACCTCAAATTCTTATGGACAATGAAAGATGCACTTGCTCGCGGATCCCATGATAAGTCGGTCTCGATAGCCGCTCCAGCATCATATTGGTACCTCAAGGCCTTCCCGATACAGAAGATGGCGGAAGTGGTGGACTATATCGTGTACATGACGTACGATCTTCACG GGCAATGGGATGCCGGGAACCAATATTCTATGGATGGCTGCCCGGCAGGTAACTGCCTACGATCACACGTCAATCTCACGGAAACAACGGCGGCGCTTGCCATGA TCACCAAAGCCGGGGTTCCCTCCACCAAGATCTACGTGGGCGAGGCAAGCTATGGCCGATCGTTCAAAATGTCCAAGGCGGGCTGTGTTGATCCCATGTGCACCTTTGAAGGAGATAGGTATAATTCCGAAGCAATGCCTGGCGTGTGCACCGGTACAGAAGGATATCTCTCGAATGCCGAGATCAACCGGATACAGAGTGTGCAAAGCAACGTTCGAACTTGGCACGATCATTCAAATTCGGATATAATGGTGTATGATG ATACCGAGTGGGTTGCCTACATGACCACTACGACAAAGAACACGCGCCGGAAGCATTGGAAGAACCATCAGTTCGCGGGTACAATTGATTGGGCAGTAGATCTTCAAGAGTTcacgtccgacgacgactatggcggcagcggcgacgacgaaaaggATGAGTTCGACGGGTCGACTCCGCCATCCAGCTGTGATGGCTCGTACAATACATTGGAAGCCATCGAAGCGGACAAAGACAAGATGGAGGATCACTGCCGGGACGAGTACATGCTGCAAGTGCTACAAAAGATGCTGGAAGACTCGCTCAAGACGCACGACACGCTCCTGGCCAATAATTACGACCACTACTTCGATCTCtatgccgaggccgtcatcCACAGCTCCGGCAAAGCTGTCAAGGATttcatgtacaagcacggaaACGACTACTTTTCGTGCATCGTCACCGAGACGTACCACGGCTGCGACCATTGTAGAGCAATCAACACGAACCCTGAAACTGTTGACCGCAGTTGTCGATACTGCGAGAACTACGACTGCGGCGCGGCAAGCGGTTGCGTACCCGGAAAGGTTGACCTCTGCCAACTGCATCACTCGTTCCGATATCGTAACATATCGATGCCATGCCCACCTGACTACGCGATGCGGTCTTCTGGTCGTCCAGACGATGATAGTCCTCCACAGCAAGCAACGTACTGGACTATGCTCGAAGGCAAGTCGGACAGTTTCTACGCCGACCTCTACAAGGGTGTAGGCATCGACAACGAGCACATAAAATGGAAAGACGTGCAGCAATACCCTACGGAGAAGAATGATGCGAGCTATTCCCATCAATTTTGGGATTACAACTTCCCTGTAGTCGACAACTACAGAGAGAAAGATGTGGCCAATCCAAAGGAAATTATCGACAAGGGGCGCAGCAACCTGAACAGCATGGGCCCGGATCTTGCCTCGGTTCTGGAACAGATCAAGAAACAAAGCTACGGCGGCTTCGTTGGTGATCTTGTCGATGCGCTCGCGATGCCCATCATCTTGGTCGAGCAAGCGGTGGCCAGCATGAAGACGGTCAATGACATTGGCGAGCACATCGACGAGGAAAAGCGCaaggccatcatcatcggctTCCTCACCGCTCTTTTGTTCTTTGTGCCCTTTGTAGGCGAGCTTGCGGGAACCTTtgtcgccatggccggcgtTTCTCGGATCCTGACCATCGTCGGGGCCGTCGGCAACGCGGCGCTGGACATATACTCGGTCGTCGATTCCAAAGGCAACGACCCTTTGGCCATTCTCAGCCTCGTTCTCGCTCCGGCTGCCATTTTCGACGTCGCGCGTATCGGCAAAGCGGCGACGATTCGTCGGGGTGCGCAGGAGACGGAGGTTGCGAAGCTCGGCAAGGAGACGAAGGCTCGGCTCGACATGATTGATCGCATCAAGGGCAGAACAACGTGTGCGCTGCAGAAGCGAGATTGGAAGGACAAGACGGCGCTTGGTGGCATGCCACTGCCAACGAGCAATCTAGCCACACAATGGTAA